In the Streptomyces formicae genome, one interval contains:
- a CDS encoding molybdopterin-dependent oxidoreductase, which yields MSDPRLPSSPGFWRSPVRGPWFTSVLGIVLLVGITVLFVTGLLSYAAYNPNLAAVNDKTPDKGLLGFYLFSWPTDPPWLYRLTQGVHVTLGITLIPVLLAKLWSVVPKLFALPPARSLAHALERISLLLLVGGALFEFVTGVLNVQLDYLFPGSFYPLHFYGAWVFFAAFVTHAVLRVPVALRNLREMRGRGETCGSGESQGADGGEGLVSPRPAAPTVSRRGALGLVGGGSLLLFGTTFGRGFDGPLRRTAVLAPHGGPEPGDGPGGFQINKTAAYAGITERETRDDAWRLVVVGRAGTVRLSRADLNELPFHSASLPIACVEGWSTSDQEWRGVRLRDLAALVGHDAPTDVLVESLQRHGAFRRAALRANQVGDARSLLALRVNGADLTPDHGYPARIIVPAAPGVLNTKWVARMTFGEL from the coding sequence ATGAGCGACCCACGGCTCCCCTCATCGCCCGGCTTCTGGCGCAGCCCCGTGCGCGGCCCCTGGTTCACGTCCGTGCTCGGCATCGTCCTGCTGGTCGGGATCACCGTGCTGTTCGTGACGGGCCTGCTGTCGTACGCCGCGTACAACCCGAACCTCGCCGCGGTGAACGACAAGACCCCGGACAAGGGGCTGCTCGGCTTCTACCTGTTCTCCTGGCCGACCGATCCCCCGTGGCTCTACCGGCTCACCCAGGGCGTCCACGTGACGCTGGGCATCACCCTGATCCCCGTACTCCTCGCGAAGCTGTGGTCGGTCGTGCCGAAGCTGTTCGCGCTGCCGCCCGCCCGGTCCCTCGCCCACGCGCTGGAGCGGATCTCGCTGCTCCTGCTGGTCGGCGGCGCGCTCTTCGAGTTCGTGACGGGCGTGCTCAACGTGCAGCTCGACTACCTCTTCCCCGGCTCGTTCTATCCGCTGCACTTCTACGGGGCCTGGGTGTTCTTCGCCGCGTTCGTGACGCACGCGGTGCTGCGGGTGCCCGTGGCGCTGCGCAATCTTCGGGAGATGCGGGGGAGGGGTGAGACGTGTGGTTCTGGTGAGTCGCAGGGGGCGGACGGAGGGGAGGGGCTGGTCTCGCCGCGGCCCGCCGCGCCCACCGTGTCCCGGCGCGGCGCCCTCGGTCTGGTCGGCGGCGGCTCGCTGCTCCTGTTCGGTACGACGTTCGGGCGCGGGTTCGACGGGCCGCTGCGGCGGACGGCCGTGCTCGCCCCGCACGGCGGGCCCGAACCGGGCGACGGGCCCGGCGGCTTCCAGATCAACAAGACGGCCGCGTACGCCGGGATCACGGAGCGCGAGACGCGCGACGACGCCTGGCGCCTGGTCGTCGTCGGCCGCGCGGGAACCGTCCGGCTCAGCCGCGCCGACCTGAACGAACTCCCCTTCCACAGCGCCTCGTTGCCCATCGCCTGCGTGGAGGGCTGGTCGACGTCCGACCAGGAGTGGCGCGGCGTGCGCCTCCGGGACCTCGCGGCGCTCGTCGGACACGACGCCCCGACGGACGTCCTGGTGGAGTCGCTCCAACGGCACGGCGCGTTCCGCAGGGCCGCCCTGCGCGCCAACCAGGTCGGCGACGCGCGCTCCCTGCTCGCCCTGCGCGTCAACGGCGCGGACCTGACCCCCGACCACGGCTACCCGGCGCGGATCATCGTGCCCGCCGCACCCGGCGTGCTCAACACCAAGTGGGTGGCCCGGATGACCTTCGGAGAACTGTGA